Within the Pseudomonas putida genome, the region GTTGTCAGCGAAGTGTACAAAGGTTATGCCGACTGGCGCATTGGCGATCGGCAGGGGGCGCTGGATCACCTGTTTGGCGTGGCAGAGAACCTGGCGGTCGGCACGGTGATCGGCGCCGCGCAGGTAGGCGTAGGCCGGGTGCTTGAGCGCATCCCTTTTGTCGATGCGCTTACCCCCTTGCATGAGGGTGAGGGGCGATACCGGCTGGCTGACTGGCCCGTTTCGGCTCACCACATTGACGGTGGAGGGGCACTTTTGCGCAGCTTAGGTGGGCGCTGGGCGCAAATATCAGACCAAAGTGCCGAAACGCTACTGCGCGTCACCGGGCTTGAGCAGGATCACCTGCGCCACGTGCACCTGCAGGGCGAAGCTCCTCCTGCTCGCCTGCTCGATGCCCATGAGCGCCACGAACTGCATACCCTTGAGCCGCACCTGCAGGGGGCCGCCCTGGAGCGTGAACTGGCAGCTCGGCAAGATCAGCCTTCTGCTGCTGGCGCATTGCTGATCAGGGTCTTCCCTGGGCTGTCCGTTCGCGGCGCTGAAAGCGTGCTCGAACAGGCCAGTGGTGAGCAGGTCAAGGCGTTGCTCACCACTGGCCGTATACCCTTGGAAATGGCCGAGCGCGCCCGTTGGCTCTTGCGCGAAAGCCGCCTGGACCGTGCGTTGCTGGGGTTCGAGCACCAAGGCGCGGTCAACGATGCCACTCAGCGCCTGGTGCTCAAGTGGGTCAACGAACTCGCGCCCTGGCCGGCTTCGGTTCGCATTGAACTGCGCCTGGGCGAAGCGAAGGGGCGGCTGCTCGCATCGGTGGGAAGCATCACTGCGACCCGCGTGCGGTGCCTTGTGCAGACCGAGCAGGGCTATCAGCTGAGTGATGCCACGCAGCCAATAATTGGCCAAGGGTTGTTGGCCTGCCTGATTCAGACACTTGAGGAGGGCCAGAAAGTGGCGCTCGGGGAGGGCTCGGTTGACGCCCGTGCTTTAGGCAACAGGGTTGCTCAAGTGGCCAGCGCTGACCGGCAAAAGACAGCTCAGTTGATGGGCTTGCGGCCGATCGGAGAACGCTTTCGCCCGCCGCAGCGCTTCGCTGACGGCCGTTTCGGTTATGCACTCAGTGGAAGGGGAGAAAGTAGCCGTCAGGCGATTCGCCGCGGGATACATGAAATCTTCCCAACCCTGACCGACGCACAACTTGACGCCTACCTGGGTGACCTGATGCAGCGCCGCATCGGGCTCTGGGACCACCTCAGCACGCTGCAGCGGCAGCTGGATAGCTTGCGCGACGCGCTGGATGCCTGGCAACGTGAGCGCGTGAGCTTCTTGGATGGGCGCAGGCGACAACGTGTGGCCAGCCAGATCCGCCGGGCCTGGCGGCGCAAGACGGCAGGCTTGGCAGGTGATGATTTCAGCCTGCATATCGAGGGTGAACTGGTGGGCAGTCTGCCGATCCTCCCCGAAGGCGTCGAATTCACTCATGTCCAGCGGTTGACGTTGCGTAACATGAGCCTCGACCACATGGATGAACAGTTCCTGCTCAGGTTCACCGGCGTTCGTGAGCTCGACCTGCGGGACAATCAGTTGGTCACCCTGCCGGCAGGCCTGGAGCGCCTGACCGCTCTGCGCAGGCTGCACCTGGCAGGGAACCGGATTGCCTTCGATGCTCAGAGCAATCTCCGGCTGGCAAGCCTTTCCATGCTGCAGCAGCTGGATCTGACCTACAACCCGCTGGGCCTGGTCCCCGACCTTTCCGGGTTGCGCCACTTGCGCGAAGTATCGTTGCGCGCCACAGGGCTGCAAGCGTTGCCCAACGCTTCGGCGTTGCCGTGGAGGGGGCTTGTCGATTTCCGTGAAAACCAGATCCGCCAAGTCACCGATGATCTACGCAACCTCAATGGTCGATTGCAGCGCCTGTCGTTACACGACAACCCGCTGGATGAGGCCAGTGAGTCATTGCTTTCGCGCAGTGCCAGCAGTGACTACCCCGCGAATCGGCGCAGCTCTTACCATCACGCCATCGCCGATGCCAACCTGCAAGAGCGGTGGTTGGGCAGCATTACCGGGGACTTGCTGGAACAGCGCAGAGCGCTATGGGCGAGGTTGGCCGAAGAACCGCAATCGGCAGACCTGTTCAGGTATCTGGCGGATTTTGCCAGGTCTGACGATTTCCGTGACCACCCGCGCTACTACCGTGCCAGGGTATGGCGGATTCTTGAGCTTTGTGCAGACAACACCGATGTGCGTGAGGCCGTTTTCTGGCAGGTGCAAGGGCCCAGAACCTGCGAGGATCAGTTGCTGCTCATACTCAGCCAACTGGAAGTCAGGGCCCACATCGCCTTGCACAGCGCGGAGGCTGGCACAGCGCGCGCCGAAGCCACCTTGCTACGGCTGGGGCGCTCGCTCTATCGCCTGGATCAGGTAGACAGTATCGCGACCCGGCACATCGAGGAGATGCGCCAGAACCCTTACGCGTCGGTGGATGACATTGAGGTTTACCTTGCCTATCGGGTCAACCTGGCTGACCCCCTGGGCTTGCCGGCCCAGCCCCAGCACATGCATTACCCCGAGCACAGCGGTGTAACGGGAACACGAATTCTGCGCGCCCGCGCACAGGTCGTTGCCGGTGAAAGTACCGAGGCACTGAGCAATGCGCTGGCGCAGCGGGAGTTTTGGCAAGGGTATGTGCGCAACCGCTACCCCGAGCGGTTCGAAGCGCTCGCAGCGCCTTACCATGAACAGTTGGAGGCGTTCGAGCGCGAGACGGGCGAGTCTGGCGAGCAGCTTTACCTTGAGCGTGCCGATGCATTGATGGCAGCGCTCAATGCCGAGGAGCGTGCGCTTTACCTGGAGCTGGCCAGGGAGGCATACGAACGGGAAGTCTGAGAACCGGCGACCGCCTGGCGGTCGCCTTGCAAGGTTCAGGCGGCGTCGCTGCGAGCGTCACCTTGCGCAAGATAATCGGCCAATGCGCGTTGCTCGCTCTCGCTGGTGAACAAACCCAGCTTGGTCCGCCGCCAGAGGATGTCCTGGGCACTGATGGCCCACTCGCTATCGCGCAGGTAATCGACTTCACGGGCGAACAAGCCACCGCCGATCGCCTGGCCAAGATCGTCAGGGCCGTTGACCCCCTCCAGCAGCTGCCAGGTGCGGCTGCCATAGGTCACGGCCCAGCGCTTGGCGATATCCACGGCAAGCCATGGATGCTGGGCGAGCAGTTCGTCGACCAGTACCTGAGGCGTGCTCATGCCTTCCCCGCCGGGCAGTGCAGAGCTGGCGGTCCAGCTCTGGCCCATCTGGCTGAAGAACGGCTTGAGTTCTGCCATGGCCGACTCGGCAAGCTTGCGGTACGTGGTCAGTTTGCCGCCGAACACCGACAGCAACGGCGCCTCGCCCTGAGTGGCCGACAGTGCCAGGGTGTAGTCACGGGTGACTGCCGACGGGTTGTCCGATTCGTCGTTGCACAGCGGACGCACGCCAGAGTAGGTGTGCAGGATATCGCCGGCGCTCAACTGATGATTGAAATGAGCGTTGACCACGTCGAGCAAATAGCCGGTTTCCTGCTCGGTGATCGCCACCTTGGCGGGATCGCCGCTGTATTCGCGATCGGTGGTGCCGACCAGGGTGAAGCGGTCCAGGTACGGGATGCAGAATACAATCCGTTGGTCCTCGTTCTGCAGGATGTAGGCATGATCCCCTTCGTACAGGCGCGGCACGATGAGGTGGCTGCCCTGGATCAGTCGAATGCCGTACGGCGCAGTGAGCTTGAGGTCATCCTTGATGAACCGGGCGACCCACGGACCGGCGGCGTTGACCAAGGCGCGCGCGCGAATGGTCTGCAGGCTGCCGTCGGCGTGCTGCAGCTCTACCTGCCACAGGCCGTCGACACGTTCTGCGCGCAGGCAGCGGGTGCGGGTACGAATGTGCGCGCCATGTTCGCGTGCAGCCATGGCGTTGACCACCACCAGGCGGGCGTCGTCGACCGCGCAGTCGGCATATTCGAAACCGCGGGTGATGGCTGGCTTGAGCGGGTAACCCGGGCCGAAGCGCAGGCTGCGCGAGGCACCCAGACGCTTGCGTTTGCCCAGGTGATCGTAAAGGAACAGGCCGGCACGGATCATCCATGCCGGGCGCAGGTGCGGGCGGTGCGGCAGCACGAAGCGCATCGGTTTGACGATGTGCGGTGCCTTGGCCAACAGCACTTCGCGCTCGGCCAGGGCCTCCCGCACAAGGCGGAATTCATAGTGTTCCAGGTAACGCAGGCCGCCATGGATCAGCTTGCTGCTGGCCGACGAGGTGTGCTGGGCCAAGTCGTCCTTCTCGCAGAGGAAGACCTTCAGGCCACGCCCGGCGGCGTCGGCAGCAATGCCCACGCCGTTGATGCCCCCGCCGATCACGGCAAGGTCATAGCAATCGGCAAGTAGGGGCTGGGACGAAACGGGCTGGGACACGGGCAAGGCCTCCTGGGGCTGTTCACATCGAATATGAACATTAATGTTCGTTTCCGAAAATACTAGCGCAACAGAACGCCCATCGCCAGTGACTGTTTATAGAAAAAACTGATCGGATGGCAAGAAAGTGAACAATATCGAAAATGACGAGCCCTTCCGGGCCCGCTTGCGTTTCACACCACGTCGAGGCGGATCTTGTTCTGGTTGAGCAATTCACTCAATGCAGGCGACGGCGGCTGGTCGGTCACCAGGCAGTCGACCAGGCTGATCGAGCCCAGGCGGACCATGGCGTTACGCCCGAATTTGCTGGAGTCCGCCGCCAGGATGACCTGACGGGCGTTGGCGATGATCGCCTGAGATACGCGTACCTCTTGGTAATCGAAATCCAGCAGGCTGCCGTCTTCATCGATACCGCTGATACCGACCAAAGCGAAGTCGACCTTGAACTGGCTGATGAAGTCGACGCTGGCCTGGCCGACCACGCCACCGTCACGGCGTACGGTGCCACCTGCTACCAATACTTCGAAATCATCCTTGGCTGCCAGGATCGCGGCCACGTGCAGGTTATTGGTGATGACTTTCAAGTGGCTGTGGTTGAGCAGCGCCCGGGCAATCGACTCGGTGGTGGTGCCGATATTGATGAACAGCGAAGCATGATCGGGAATTTGCCGGGCCACGGCATCGGCAATGCGCTGTTTTTCGTCACGCATCTGGTCAGCGCGCATGGCGTAAGCCGTGTTCTCGATACTCGAGTCATAGGCTGCCCCACCGTGGTAGCGGCGCAGCAGATTGAGCTCAGCGAGCTGATTGATGTCGCGACGGATGGTTTGCGGAGTGACGACGAATAACTGCGCCATTTCCTCGATGCTGACGTAGCCGCGTTCGCGGACCAGCTCGAGGATTTGTTGTTGGCGTGGGGGCAGATTCATGGGCGGTCCTTATGGGCTGCCGGACAAATTCTGCAATGATGCCGTAGGAAACAGACTACGGCCAGTAGGCCATGGCATGGCGGGGCCGCGAAGCAGCCCCTGCCCAGGGTGATCAGGCCTCGTGATCTTCCCAGTCGCGGGTGCGCTCGACGGCTTTGCGCCAGCCGGCGTAAAGTTTTTCCTTCTGCGCTTGCTCAAGTTGCGGGCTGAATTCGCGTTCGATGATTGCCTTGTCACGCAGTTCGTCCAGGCCACTCCAGAAACCACAGGCCAGGCCCGCCAGGTAAGCGGCGCCAAGGGCCGTGGTTTCACGCATTTTCGGGCGCTCTACGCAGGTGCCGAGGATGTCGGCCTGAAACTGCATGAGGAAATTGTTGGCCACCGCGCCACCGTCGACGCGCAACTCGGAAAGGCGTTGGCCGCAGTCCTGCTGCATGGCGTCGAGCACGTCGCGGGTCTGATAGGCGATCGACTCCAATGCCGCGCGGATGATGTGGTCGACTTTCACCCCACGGGTCAGGCCGAACAGCGCGCCACGGGCGTAAGGGTCCCAGTACGGTGCGCCCAGGCCCGTGAATGCGGGCACCAGGTACACCCCATTGCTGTCCTTGACCTTGCTGGCGAAGTACTCGGTGTCCAGGGCATCGTTGACGATCTTCAGTTCGTCGCGCAGCCATTGCACGGTGGAGCCGCCGTTGAACACAGCGCCTTCCAGGGCATAGGCCACTTCACCTCGTGGTCCGCAGGCAATGGTGGTGAGCAGGCCGTGGGACGAGGTTACGGCTTTGTCGCCGGTGTTCATCAGCAGGAAGCAACCCGTGCCATAGGTGTTCTTGGCCTGGCCGGGTTCCACGCACATCTGGCCGAACAGCGCTGACTGCTGGTCACCGGCGATGCCGGCGATGGCGATGCCGCTCTTGGTG harbors:
- the glpR gene encoding DNA-binding transcriptional repressor GlpR yields the protein MNLPPRQQQILELVRERGYVSIEEMAQLFVVTPQTIRRDINQLAELNLLRRYHGGAAYDSSIENTAYAMRADQMRDEKQRIADAVARQIPDHASLFINIGTTTESIARALLNHSHLKVITNNLHVAAILAAKDDFEVLVAGGTVRRDGGVVGQASVDFISQFKVDFALVGISGIDEDGSLLDFDYQEVRVSQAIIANARQVILAADSSKFGRNAMVRLGSISLVDCLVTDQPPSPALSELLNQNKIRLDVV
- a CDS encoding NEL-type E3 ubiquitin ligase domain-containing protein; translated protein: MSAIAIPSDSVDAFIAGQLPGWLKSADVDLLLTLHRALRHQQAAAEGVRNLLAQMPSIEAFATPLLETALGQSGLADADVRNMKVYIENDVPLPSAAPRLHTPWTTLHSNQPLLTAALHNFHEAETRPSVHRRAHLQDVHGIKLPLAFEAFASCCRTLDIGGRYQEMLHARLFPKSRPPAPEGFARAAVERVLEENLRAKMEVAVRMARIRSELDDVDYLRLLPVCASKPIVPAASGIATARQLYLLGKRIHGPVAFEMRDSAAGPLSGIISWIPQDPYRQIARYPTWAALYQSLAKQLRAPHYRSFFCRFISERDKPTFTATLERLIQASDGKQPVDLDGRNFSIDMPLFAYLRAQQVDKILDDARVLAVPTGDETAIERHQRLEVLKSAGFDLLNLAALFVPVLGEVMMAVAAVDVVSEVYKGYADWRIGDRQGALDHLFGVAENLAVGTVIGAAQVGVGRVLERIPFVDALTPLHEGEGRYRLADWPVSAHHIDGGGALLRSLGGRWAQISDQSAETLLRVTGLEQDHLRHVHLQGEAPPARLLDAHERHELHTLEPHLQGAALERELAARQDQPSAAGALLIRVFPGLSVRGAESVLEQASGEQVKALLTTGRIPLEMAERARWLLRESRLDRALLGFEHQGAVNDATQRLVLKWVNELAPWPASVRIELRLGEAKGRLLASVGSITATRVRCLVQTEQGYQLSDATQPIIGQGLLACLIQTLEEGQKVALGEGSVDARALGNRVAQVASADRQKTAQLMGLRPIGERFRPPQRFADGRFGYALSGRGESSRQAIRRGIHEIFPTLTDAQLDAYLGDLMQRRIGLWDHLSTLQRQLDSLRDALDAWQRERVSFLDGRRRQRVASQIRRAWRRKTAGLAGDDFSLHIEGELVGSLPILPEGVEFTHVQRLTLRNMSLDHMDEQFLLRFTGVRELDLRDNQLVTLPAGLERLTALRRLHLAGNRIAFDAQSNLRLASLSMLQQLDLTYNPLGLVPDLSGLRHLREVSLRATGLQALPNASALPWRGLVDFRENQIRQVTDDLRNLNGRLQRLSLHDNPLDEASESLLSRSASSDYPANRRSSYHHAIADANLQERWLGSITGDLLEQRRALWARLAEEPQSADLFRYLADFARSDDFRDHPRYYRARVWRILELCADNTDVREAVFWQVQGPRTCEDQLLLILSQLEVRAHIALHSAEAGTARAEATLLRLGRSLYRLDQVDSIATRHIEEMRQNPYASVDDIEVYLAYRVNLADPLGLPAQPQHMHYPEHSGVTGTRILRARAQVVAGESTEALSNALAQREFWQGYVRNRYPERFEALAAPYHEQLEAFERETGESGEQLYLERADALMAALNAEERALYLELAREAYEREV
- the glpK gene encoding glycerol kinase GlpK, which gives rise to MTDTQDKNYIIALDQGTTSSRAIIFDRDANVVGTSQREFAQHYPQAGWVEHDPMEIFATQSATMVEALAQAGISHAQVAALGITNQRETTVVWDKETGRPVYNAIVWQCRRSTEICAQLKRDGHEQYIRETTGLVTDPYFSGTKLKWILDNVEGVRERAERGELLFGTVDTWLIWKFSGGKVHVTDYTNASRTLMFNIHSLQWDDTLLEILGIPRQMLPQVRPSSEVYGHTKSGIAIAGIAGDQQSALFGQMCVEPGQAKNTYGTGCFLLMNTGDKAVTSSHGLLTTIACGPRGEVAYALEGAVFNGGSTVQWLRDELKIVNDALDTEYFASKVKDSNGVYLVPAFTGLGAPYWDPYARGALFGLTRGVKVDHIIRAALESIAYQTRDVLDAMQQDCGQRLSELRVDGGAVANNFLMQFQADILGTCVERPKMRETTALGAAYLAGLACGFWSGLDELRDKAIIEREFSPQLEQAQKEKLYAGWRKAVERTRDWEDHEA
- the glpD gene encoding glycerol-3-phosphate dehydrogenase produces the protein MSQPVSSQPLLADCYDLAVIGGGINGVGIAADAAGRGLKVFLCEKDDLAQHTSSASSKLIHGGLRYLEHYEFRLVREALAEREVLLAKAPHIVKPMRFVLPHRPHLRPAWMIRAGLFLYDHLGKRKRLGASRSLRFGPGYPLKPAITRGFEYADCAVDDARLVVVNAMAAREHGAHIRTRTRCLRAERVDGLWQVELQHADGSLQTIRARALVNAAGPWVARFIKDDLKLTAPYGIRLIQGSHLIVPRLYEGDHAYILQNEDQRIVFCIPYLDRFTLVGTTDREYSGDPAKVAITEQETGYLLDVVNAHFNHQLSAGDILHTYSGVRPLCNDESDNPSAVTRDYTLALSATQGEAPLLSVFGGKLTTYRKLAESAMAELKPFFSQMGQSWTASSALPGGEGMSTPQVLVDELLAQHPWLAVDIAKRWAVTYGSRTWQLLEGVNGPDDLGQAIGGGLFAREVDYLRDSEWAISAQDILWRRTKLGLFTSESEQRALADYLAQGDARSDAA